GGGAATGCAACATGTTTTCTGAATGAATGACGAGCAGCATTTATTAACGGAAACTGAGCTGCACAGAAGTGGCAGGGCTGGACGTCTCACATCACAAAACCAATTTAGTTAACGTTTTGGAATGATCCTGATTTTGCGAACACACGataatctttctctaacctcaACTAAATTCTGCGAGTGCCTGACAGTAGTAACACTACTGTCACAAAATCTGGATGTTGCACTGCAAGACTGGATATTTGGGCAGAAAATAAGTATGCTGTCGTGAAACATATTACTAATAAATTTAGTCCGTGTTTGCagctaaattaattaataataacaatcatAATTTATTATGGTACTAGAAAACAGTTACTTTCCCTAGGAAACATACCTGCAGCTGCAAATTAGTTGTAAAGATTCATAATTTTTAAGACATGTACTTTTGTACAATTTACAGCGTCACTTCACAAGAACTAAGCCAACGTGATACTGCAAAAATGATAAAGGATCACTTGAATGAAGCATGATTGTTCCTTTTTTTCTATAGAGTGCACATAaaaaggctaaaaaaaaaagcagctgctcAAAGAAGCCTTCACTGATTTGTGCCCACAGACTTTTTAAGTCATGATGCAGTTCACTGTCTgtcatgtatgtatttatgtacataCTGTTAagtgctgtaaacctgtttCACATCGATGTTTAATTTCCACTAAAACTGTCATTCGCCTcctctttaaaaacatgacTACCAGCGTCCAAATTCTGTGACTGACTTCTCAGCTCATCCACAATCCCAGACACACTGCCCAACAGTCCGCTCATCCTGTCCTCCATCTCACTGCGAAAATCCACCTCTTCCACTTTCACCTGCCCTCCAGTAGCGAGAAAAGCCTCCCCTTCGTCAAATCCATAACTGTAGCCATCCTCTGTATCGGCCGCGGCAGTGCTTGTGTTGTTACTGTTAGCTGAGGAGCTGGAGGCTAGTCTCTCACATCGAGCCTGATGCCTGAGGAAACTGTCTCTCCAAATGACTTTCTTCCCACATAGACTGCACTCGTAGGGCCTCAGCCCTCCGTGGGTTTTAAGGTGCTTGGTTAGGTGGTGCTTCATCTTAAAGGACTTTGTACAAACAGGGCAGCCAAAGGGCCGTAGATTGAGGTGCTGCATCTTCACGTGCCGGTCACGCATACTCTTTAGGGTGTAGGCTTTACCGCAGTGACAGAAGTGGACTTTGCCTGTGTAGGGGGCACCAGCAAGGGACACTGAGGATGATGAAGACGGGGTTGGGGGTGAAGACGGTGGCGggaaagcagcagaggaagggGACAAATGGCGACTGGAAGTGGAGGCCAAGGAGCTCCCCTGTCCCACGCTCGTGGAGGGCCAGTTCACCTCGGAGCCTGCTGTGGTGAAGTCAGGAGAAACAGGCACTAAAGGTCTCTGGGACACCTGGCCAGTGCCGTCCTCAATCTCATCATACGTGGTTCTGCTAAAGGTTCCTTCTGTGAAACATTCAAAGTCAacatcctcttcttcctcatcttcctcctcatctttacTGCAGCTGCCACCCTCTCCTTCCTGTGGCCTCTGCTCTTGCTGAGACCAGGGACTCGCCTGCCACTGCTGCCGGGCTGAAACCGAACAGGACAGACCTGGACCTCCCTCACCTGTTTGACAAGCATGAACACTGGGCACGTCTGAGGACTGATCACTTCCTACCAAATCTCTCTGCACCTTTTCTTTTATCTCCTCCACACTAATCTTGCCTGATGCTTGTCCAGGTTCCTCATTCTTGCTTGAAACATGGTGGAAGGCTGCTgaagaaatgtcaaaaaaaaaaaatcacagattacttaaatatttgcatCAAACAGTACATTTATGTAAAACCATGGTCACTGAATGAGAATGGATTTTACTTTATTCAGTCGGTCACTAAAATCACACCAGCAGATTAAGTGAAGACATTTTTAGCTTGTTAGCTATTGTCAATATATAGAGAATATTGCATTAACACTATTGTGAGTGTagtaaagctaaaaaaaaaacattatttcatttagtttataGTAGTTAGATCTTGTGTAAAGTAAAATGAGGATTTTGTGTCTTACCACAGTCTCCTATTTGTCCAAAGCCTTCCttcatctccacctcctcttctcctACTCCTTCATCTGCCTCAATCTCTCTTTTCTggttcttcctcttctcttgtgTCTCATCACTGTCCCCACTCTCTCTATTTTTATCAGTGCTCGTCAGTGCTCCCCGCTGCTGAAACCTGACTTTCTGCTTTAATGCCTCGCCCCCCAGGAACACCCCGTGGTGCCGGCTATTGTGGCCAGGTCCATCATGTGAAAAGTGGCTGCTCTTGGCATGGTTTGAGACCCATGCCTCCCCACAGCTGGCATAATCATTCTCTGTATAGCCAGGGAGGGTGTCCAGTTGAGAGTCTGCTAAGTGCTGCGCTGATGTGGGACGTGGTCGCCCCCATCTAGGAAACTGCTGTGGGCGTCTCCATGTTGCTAAGGGAGGCAAAGCATCAggcttcctctccctcctccttccctctctttccAGGTATAAGCAGTCAGTGCTGCTTGGGGACTGCTGCCGAGATGCTGTTCCTGGATGAGCTACAGTGGCCTCTCCAGTGGTGACTTCTGCTGGTGGCCGGGGCCTCTTCAAGATCTCAGTGCATTTGTCCACAATGTGCCACATCTGAAGGAAACTTGCCACAGTGACATAGTTCACAATGTCATCATGCACAATGCTCAGCTGGCCTGTGTAGGCAGAACTCAGAACACTCTCAAAGGCCACAGGGTCCATAACTGAGGGCAAAGAAACCGTTGTGACGTTCTTTAGTAGCACCTGTTGAGACACAGGTCCAAAATGTATGCATCTGCACAGGAATAATCAATCATGTTTTACTGCACATTAATGTAAGCATCTCTACCTGATCATGGAAGTAAGGTGAGGATGCAGCAAGCACACAACGGTGGGCCCTAAACACTTGACCTTGCACCTGGATGGAGAGGTCACACAGCCTGCCCTCTTCCCGCTGGCGGTTCAGATTGTCCAACACAGCCGCACGGGCACCAGGGAAACACACCTGGACAGTCAAaccagctggagctgcagaagCACTGCAGGTCGGGTCCATGGTCACACACAACtagacagaaaaggaaaacacaagtTACATAAACAGATTAGAAGAAGAATAACTAAGGTCACGTCTCTATTTACATGAATCAATATTATATTTTCCTTCCTATTCCTTTCCCACAGGTTTCTACATTACTTTGTACCTGTTGCTTCTTTTAAACCAGTCTTCTGCAGTTCTTGTaccatctcttctctctctgcatcatACCTCCTGCATGATAAAAGcacatgttttacatgttctACTTTTATAATAGATATAACGTTagttattttacaatatttggATTCTGGGGGGATTTTATACTGGGGGTCAGTGAAAACCAAACTTCCATTTaccagaaataaaacacaactataaaataaaaaaaagcgTTGCTAGTTACCTGCATTTTACCTGTTATTTATCATCTCCAGTGTGAATCTACACAAACGTGTAGTTTGCACATTGTGAGCTAATGATCTGTGATAAGAAGAGAGCTTCCATCTAATAACAGTTAATGTTACACTTCGCTAGTTAAGCTAACTCAATGTTAGCATCCCAATCTATGAAGCCCCTAGTTAAAGTGGCGCCTCACATAAATTGGTAAAAGGCAGATTATAAAGCCACACAACCACTTTCTTGTATTCGTATTATTAGTTTATAACGTTACGCTGTAGCTATCCCATCCCTGTGTTAGTTAGCTTGAAGCTAACCAGCAGTGGCAATGTAGCTAACGCTAGATTAACTCGCTAGTTAGCTAACAGTTAACATTAGCTAGCTTTGTACATTACCTTTGATATGCAGCTTGCAAGTATGTTGagctttttacatttatagtgGACGTCGACTGTCATTTGCAGCACTACATTATTATTTTCCCGTTCAAGATACAAAAACCAATTGCTAGCGTGTTCACAAACGTCAAGCTAGCTAGTGAAGCCGTTGGCGGAGCCGATGCTAGCTGGTTGAACAGCATCAGCATCCTCACACAGGACGTGAGTTGAGATGTTATGAAGTGTCATCGCACAGGCTGCAAATAACAAGCGTCTATCTAGCGACACAAAAGCTGGATCATCACAGTACAGGCAGTTAATAGAAATGATTGACTGATGCGGCTTCTGTTGACAGAAGGATCCCATCATGGAGTCACCCCGCCCCGCAGGAGCTCCGTTAAAGGGCCAGTTCGGCCAAACATCACCGCTTTAACGCAACTGTAAAATACgtttatttgtcattaaatgtgctGTGAACGCGGGGTGCGGCTTTCCACACTCGGCATATATCACTGTAAAACCAGAGGCCTCCTCCGTGCGGGAGCAGTCACACGCAGCATCTGCTCGgtcgcacacgcacacacgcgtTTTACCGCAGTGCATCTGCAGCCTCGTCTGAACCGAGCGACAGCGGTGCCGCTGTGGCGCAGGAAGGATCACCGTCCTCTGTGCACGGGAcggatttattattattactattgttgtttttgtctcgATTTGACGGTTCTGTGTGCGCCCACGCAGTTTGATCTGAAATGCCAGCACGACCGAAGCATCTCCACTGCGAGCACGGGGTCAGGAGATATTAGATATCAGAAGTTATTTCCACATTCAGCTGTCAACGCAGGAGGCGACAGCACACGCTTTTTGTTCCTCGGAGATTGGAGGCCTCTCCTTTTGGACAGTAGGCTCTGCATCCAGTGATCCGATTGAGGATCATTATCTTTATAGCATTAGATGCATTAGATTGATCTATTAAATATTGGTAGCGTGTAGCCTGTAAGAGGTAGCCATTTAATTATCCTAATAGCATGCAAATTCATTATATATGCACTGCCATGTATGCAAGTGTATTGTAGACATTAAGTCAGTAGCTGGTGTTTTGCACATTGTATAAATACAAATTCGTGTATGGTTTTGATAAAAGAGCAGAGTATGTGGCCCCATGCAGGTCTAATGTTTGCTCTGTGCATCTCACATTAGGACCTCAGGGACAAAGATAATCAAATCTCAGGTTGCTGATCTGGGGAACACTGTGAGTAGCCAGATACCTTGATTGTTTCATATGCTATTCCATAATTAAAAGCAGACGACTATTAGCTCGGTAGAGCTCTACTGGGTGCGCTGTCTGAAAAGCAGCAATAATTTCTGGCAATAAATTCTGCAACCAAGAGGAAAGTGTGTCCGCCCTGAGCCAAAGAACTGACCCACTAACAGTAGGACTGTTAGGACATCGTAAACAGATTTAGGTGTGTAACAGAGGCCTGTTGACAGATGCATTTTGCACTTTACAATGCATGACTAGCTGGTAGCTCACAGGCACAAACTGGTATTTTACTGACGCACGGCTTTTAACACTTACAGCTCCAGTGTTGTGAAAATATCCAGTCAGTTCTTACAAAGTTGAAGGTGCCATAAGGGTCACTCAGAGCTTCAACAACAATCTTTCAGCGCTCCACACTCTAGCACTGGTGTTAAAATTTGGACTCTGAGGCTCCTTGTCAAACAAAACAGCTACTTTAACATCCGGTGAAATGGCAGCATTGCACCTACTgctcctttctctgctctgtgtgctgTTGGGTGAGTTGAGCTGATTCTTTCTATCTTCACATTTTCTTGCTACATCATTTTAAACCACAGTAATGATTGCCTGCCTCTCTCCATTTTTAATGCACAGTGTACCAGTGTCATGGGGCTTGCGTAGAGGTGGACTCTGACACAGAGGCAGTGGCAGGAAAGGGTTTCAAACTAGGCTGCATCTCCTGCAAGAGGAGGAGTGAGGTGTCTGGCACTGCCACCGTTGAATGGTACTTCAGGGCCAAAGGAGACGCAGACTTTGTTCACGTGAGTGCAAGTTTGTTGAAGTATATTTATAATGCAACACAATATGCAGTACAGGAAATATTTTGTGCTTCTTCAGGATGTACCAGCATCTGTAACATCAAACACAAGCTATTTATATATGTGCAGACCAAGCTCCTTTGCTTTCATCTGTCTCTAcccctctcacacacataaGTATGTCGTCATACACACTTACTGACCTTGATCATATGAAAGGATCCAGTCCTGAGTTCATTCCAAGGTTCAGATGGAATCAATAGTAATATTTTACACCACAGAGGTCATTAAAGCTCCAAAATGACACACAATCCTGTGCTGGATTCAGTATGATGTATTAGTATCTGAATTTGGAATAACCTCAATCTCTCGGTGGCCCTAGATCTATAGCTACAACGAGTACGGCCCCATCATCGAGCACGAACAATTCCTAGACCGCTTGGACTGGAATG
Above is a genomic segment from Anabas testudineus chromosome 11, fAnaTes1.2, whole genome shotgun sequence containing:
- the zbtb22a gene encoding hypermethylated in cancer 2 protein isoform X1, giving the protein MDPTCSASAAPAGLTVQVCFPGARAAVLDNLNRQREEGRLCDLSIQVQGQVFRAHRCVLAASSPYFHDQVLLKNVTTVSLPSVMDPVAFESVLSSAYTGQLSIVHDDIVNYVTVASFLQMWHIVDKCTEILKRPRPPAEVTTGEATVAHPGTASRQQSPSSTDCLYLEREGRRRERKPDALPPLATWRRPQQFPRWGRPRPTSAQHLADSQLDTLPGYTENDYASCGEAWVSNHAKSSHFSHDGPGHNSRHHGVFLGGEALKQKVRFQQRGALTSTDKNRESGDSDETQEKRKNQKREIEADEGVGEEEVEMKEGFGQIGDCAAFHHVSSKNEEPGQASGKISVEEIKEKVQRDLVGSDQSSDVPSVHACQTGEGGPGLSCSVSARQQWQASPWSQQEQRPQEGEGGSCSKDEEEDEEEEDVDFECFTEGTFSRTTYDEIEDGTGQVSQRPLVPVSPDFTTAGSEVNWPSTSVGQGSSLASTSSRHLSPSSAAFPPPSSPPTPSSSSSVSLAGAPYTGKVHFCHCGKAYTLKSMRDRHVKMQHLNLRPFGCPVCTKSFKMKHHLTKHLKTHGGLRPYECSLCGKKVIWRDSFLRHQARCERLASSSSANSNNTSTAAADTEDGYSYGFDEGEAFLATGGQVKVEEVDFRSEMEDRMSGLLGSVSGIVDELRSQSQNLDAGSHVFKEEANDSFSGN
- the zbtb22a gene encoding hypermethylated in cancer 2 protein isoform X2 — its product is MDPTCSASAAPAGLTVQVCFPGARAAVLDNLNRQREEGRLCDLSIQVQGQVFRAHRCVLAASSPYFHDQVLLKNVTTVSLPSVMDPVAFESVLSSAYTGQLSIVHDDIVNYVTVASFLQMWHIVDKCTEILKRPRPPAEVTTGEATVAHPGTASRQQSPSSTDCLYLEREGRRRERKPDALPPLATWRRPQQFPRWGRPRPTSAQHLADSQLDTLPGYTENDYASCGEAWVSNHAKSSHFSHDGPGHNSRHHGVFLGGEALKQKVRFQQRGALTSTDKNRESGDSDETQEKRKNQKREIEADEGVGEEEVEMKEGFGQIGDCAFHHVSSKNEEPGQASGKISVEEIKEKVQRDLVGSDQSSDVPSVHACQTGEGGPGLSCSVSARQQWQASPWSQQEQRPQEGEGGSCSKDEEEDEEEEDVDFECFTEGTFSRTTYDEIEDGTGQVSQRPLVPVSPDFTTAGSEVNWPSTSVGQGSSLASTSSRHLSPSSAAFPPPSSPPTPSSSSSVSLAGAPYTGKVHFCHCGKAYTLKSMRDRHVKMQHLNLRPFGCPVCTKSFKMKHHLTKHLKTHGGLRPYECSLCGKKVIWRDSFLRHQARCERLASSSSANSNNTSTAAADTEDGYSYGFDEGEAFLATGGQVKVEEVDFRSEMEDRMSGLLGSVSGIVDELRSQSQNLDAGSHVFKEEANDSFSGN